In a genomic window of Helianthus annuus cultivar XRQ/B chromosome 10, HanXRQr2.0-SUNRISE, whole genome shotgun sequence:
- the LOC118482688 gene encoding uncharacterized protein LOC118482688, giving the protein MSAAPVPPQDFEFDDEFDPDIDPEHEVDFVPDDQVFDVPTDLEPIPADLGLAPADPEPMLAPEPIPVHDPLPGHDPLQQEMLCRRVMDLERIPRPPPCTCPSPFAIPPAPLLPYPDFDVRFLTMEQQISYLLRIVHALEEELAHVRNLLFVPPPPPPPPSA; this is encoded by the exons ATGTCTGCCGCACCTGTTCCTCCGCAGGACTTCGAGTTTGATGATGAGTTTGATCCTGACATTGATCCTGAGCATGAGGTTGACTTCGTTCCTGACGATCAGGTTTTTGATGTACCCACTGATCTCGAGCCGATACCCGCTGATCTTGGGTTAGCACCAGCCGACCCTGAGCCTATGCTTGCACCCGAGCCTATACCTGTTCATGATCCTCTGCCTGGGCATGACCCT CTCCAGCAGGAGATGTTGTGTCGCAGAGTCATGGATCTTGAGAGGATTCCACGTCCTCCACCTTGCACTTGTCCGTCACCATTCGCGATTCCACCCGCTCCTCTTCTGCCATACCCAGATTTTGACGTTCGTTTTCttactatggagcagcagattagTTATCTGTTGCGTATCGTTCATGCACTTGAGGAGGAGTTAGCGCATGTGCGCAATTTGCTTTTCGTTcctcctccacctcctcctccaccatcagcaTAG